In a single window of the Rhodamnia argentea isolate NSW1041297 chromosome 2, ASM2092103v1, whole genome shotgun sequence genome:
- the LOC115749981 gene encoding upstream activation factor subunit UAF30, which translates to MLPQRMKKAIADNPKKVANLIDLVNLPSTVREFVGQSQISRLGCFMRVWSYIKSNNLQDPNNKNVVNCDEKLKRILLGKPQVELTELPALIKLHFPKEPK; encoded by the exons ATGCTGCCGCAGAGGATGAAGAAGGCCATCGCCGACAACCCGAAGAAGGTCGCTAACCTGATCGACCTCGTGAATCTGCCTTCGACCGTGCGCGAGTTCGTGGGTCAGTCCCAAATCTCCCGTCTCGGCTGCTTCATGCGCGTCTGGTCTTACATCAAGTCCAACAACCTCCAG GATCCTAACAACAAGAATGTGGTGAACTGTGACGAGAAGTTGAAAAGGATATTGTTAGGCAAGCCACAAGTTGAACTCACTGAGCTTCCAGCCTTGATCAAATTGCACTTTCCGAAAGAGCCCAAATGA
- the LOC115750004 gene encoding uncharacterized protein LOC115750004 has protein sequence MRHFWPTAYINLNIVQKQKLRIYTFVCRPHFLGQSPSSPSPSAMADGGEALISSNSRHRSVTFARCSSHAQDELQSFRSYLRWMCVDQSNAWTACLSWSMFFVFGIVVPIVSHFLLACSSCDSKHKRPFDGVVQLSLSSVATLSFVCLSRFVKKYGLRRFLFFDKLWDESETVRKGYTEQLNRSLKILSIFVIPCFAAESAYKIWWYASGASQIPFLGNVYLSDTVACIMELFSWLYRTMVIFLVCVLFRLICSLQILRLQDFAQMFHVDSDVASVLSEHLRIRRHLRIISHRYRAFIVWALVLVTGSQFASLLVTTKSTADVNIFLAGELALCSMTLVAGLFILLRSATKITHKAQSVTCLAAKWHVCATLDDSFETNDGETPMAQAAPVLVFPVSSTGSDSDDAGDEEDDLDNNKLIPAYAYSTITYQKRQALVTYFENNRAGITVYGFTLDRSTLHTIFGIELSLVLWLLGKTIGIS, from the exons aTGCGACACTTTTGGCCCACCGCATATATCAACCTGAACATTGTTCAAAAACAGAAACTCCGGATTTACACTTTCGTCTGTCGCCCCCATTTCCTCGGACAGTCTCCCTCTTCCCCGTCACCATCCGCCATGGCAGACGGCGGAGAGGCCCTGATTAGCAGCAACAGCCGCCACAGGAGCGTCACATTCGCGCGGTGCTCCTCGCATGCGCAGGACGAGCTGCAGAGCTTCCGGTCCTACCTCCGGTGGATGTGCGTGGACCAGTCGAACGCCTGGACCGCCTGCCTCTCCTGGTCCATGTTCTTCGTCTTCGGGATCGTCGTCCCGATCGTCTCCCACTTCCTGCTCGCCTGCTCCAGCTGCGACAGCAAGCACAAGAGGCCCTTCGACGGCGTCGTCCAGCTGTCGCTCAGCAGCGTCGCGACGCTCTCCTTCGTCTGCCTGTCGCGGTTCGTGAAGAAGTACGGCCTGAGGAGGTTTCTCTTCTTCGACAAGCTTTGGGACGAGAGCGAGACGGTGAGGAAGGGCTACACTGAGCAGCTCAAT AGATCATTGAAAATCCTCTCCATATTCGTCATCCCCTGCTTTGCAGCTGAGAGTGCTTATAAAATATGGTGGTATGCCTCAGGAGCCTCTCAAATACCCTTCTTGGGGAATGTTTACCTGAGCGACACCGTCGCTTGCATCATGGAGCTCTTCTCATGGCTCTACCGCACAATGGTCATTTTCTTGGTGTGTGTACTCTTCCGTCTGATATGCTCTCTCCAGATCTTGCGACTGCAAGACTTTGCACAGATGTTTCATGTGGACTCAGATGTGGCCTCGGTCCTATCTGAGCATCTTAGGATCAGGAGACACCTTCGGATCATAAGCCATAGGTACCGTGCGTTCATAGTATGGGCTCTAGTTTTGGTCACTGGAAGCCAGTTTGCCTCCCTGCTTGTCACTACCAAGTCCACTGCAGATGTTAACATTTTCCTAGCAGGAGAATTGGCT CTTTGCTCTATGACTCTGGTTGCTGGGCTCTTCATCTTGTTGCGCAGTGCGACCAAGATTACACATAAAGCACAGTCCGTGACATGCCTTGCGGCAAAGTGGCATGTGTGCGCAACACTCGATGATTCTTTTGAGACGAATGACGGGGAGACACCCATGGCTCAGGCTGCCCCTGTCCTAGTGTTTCCTGTAAGCAGTACAGGATCAGATAGTGACGATGCtggtgatgaggaagatgacTTGGACAATAACAAGTTGATCCCAGCATATGCTTATAGTACTATAACATACCAGAAAAGACAAGCCCTTG TGACATACTTCGAGAACAACCGGGCAGGGATAACAGTGTATGGATTCACATTAGACAGGAGTACTCTGCACACCATATTTGGCATTGAGCTCTCCCTAGTGCTTTGGTTGCTTGGAAAGACCATCGGCATATCCTGA
- the LOC115750011 gene encoding ethylene-responsive transcription factor 7-like, whose protein sequence is MVPSRAAAPPDEVPELAGSAPKTHHQHLGASEPKYRGVRRRRWGKYTAEISDPVKKARVWLGTFASAEEAARAYDLAAVRFRGAKAKTNFPISLYDCDDAQPPAPARIRRHAGLREDPQQQSSRAFQQRPTCSSLSSTVESFSGPRPPPSAAAAPPAEKRYRRSPPVEPEDCQSDCDSSSSVVDDCGGGVEEGSSSTSWFRRRTPLPFDLNLPPSGGVDLNGEDLRLCL, encoded by the coding sequence ATGGTTCCGAGCCGAGCCGCTGCCCCCCCCGACGAAGTCCCGGAACTCGCCGGATCGGCCCCGAAGACCCACCACCAGCACCTCGGAGCCAGCGAGCCCAAGTACAGGGGCGTGCGGAGGCGGCGGTGGGGCAAGTACACCGCCGAGATCAGCGACCCGGTCAAGAAGGCCCGCGTCTGGCTTGGCACCTTCGCCTCCGCCGAGGAGGCCGCCCGCGCCTACGACCTCGCCGCCGTCCGGTTCCGCGGCGCCAAGGCCAAGACCAACTTCCCCATCTCCCTCTACGACTGCGACGATGCCCAACCCCCGGCCCCGGCCCGGATCCGCCGCCACGCCGGGCTCCGGGAGGACCCCCAGCAGCAGAGCAGTCGGGCCTTCCAGCAGAGGCCGACCTGCAGCAGCCTGAGCAGCACCGTGGAGTCGTTCAGCGGGCCTCGGCCCCCGCCCTCCGCCGCGGCGGCGCCTCCGGCCGAGAAGAGGTACCGGAGGTCGCCGCCCGTGGAGCCGGAGGACTGCCAGAGCGACTGCGATTCGTCGTCGTCGGTGGTGGACGATTGCGGAGGGGGTGTCGAGGAGGGGTCGTCCTCGACGTCGTGGTTTAGGAGGAGGACGCCTCTGCCTTTCGATCTGAATCTGCCGCCGTCGGGTGGGGTCGACCTCAACGGCGAAGATCTGCGGTTATGCCTGTGA